From the Bacteroidia bacterium genome, one window contains:
- the nuoK gene encoding NADH-quinone oxidoreductase subunit NuoK encodes MVPIHFYLIVSAIMFTTGVVGVLTRRNAIIIFMCIELMLNSVNLTFVSFSAFLGDAAGQIFVFFVMAVAAAEAAVGLAIVIALFRNKQTVSINDVNLLKW; translated from the coding sequence ATGGTACCGATTCATTTTTATCTCATTGTCAGCGCCATCATGTTCACGACCGGCGTGGTCGGGGTATTGACGCGCAGAAACGCCATCATCATATTCATGTGCATCGAGCTGATGCTCAACTCGGTGAATCTGACCTTCGTTTCATTCAGCGCCTTCCTTGGCGATGCGGCAGGTCAGATTTTCGTTTTCTTCGTCATGGCCGTCGCCGCCGCCGAGGCCGCGGTTGGTCTCGCGATCGTGATCGCGCTGTTCAGGAATAAGCAAACCGTCAGCATCAACGACGTCAATCTCTTAAAGTGGTGA
- a CDS encoding NADH-quinone oxidoreductase subunit J, translating to MITRANPVNSALFLILNFIALAGMYLTLHAQFVAVIQILVYAGAIMVLVLFVIMLLNLQSDAPLREHLKASQFIGVALASVTLLLILQVLLWKGGSTLDAMTAQSPQASVIGTVEHIGGVLFTEYVFVVEITSVLLLAAMIGAVVLAKKQFP from the coding sequence ATGATCACAAGGGCGAATCCGGTCAACAGTGCGCTCTTTCTCATACTCAATTTCATCGCGCTCGCGGGGATGTATCTGACGCTGCACGCGCAATTTGTTGCCGTGATACAGATACTCGTCTATGCCGGCGCGATCATGGTGCTGGTGTTGTTCGTCATCATGCTGCTCAATCTGCAGAGTGACGCGCCGTTACGTGAGCATCTCAAAGCCTCGCAATTTATCGGCGTTGCGCTGGCGTCCGTGACTTTACTGCTGATACTGCAGGTGTTGTTATGGAAAGGCGGAAGCACGCTCGACGCCATGACTGCGCAGTCCCCGCAAGCATCGGTCATTGGTACCGTTGAGCACATCGGCGGGGTTCTGTTCACCGAATACGTGTTTGTTGTGGAAATCACTTCCGTGCTGTTGCTTGCGGCAATGATCGGAGCAGTGGTACTCGCGAAGAAGCAATTCCCCTGA
- a CDS encoding anthranilate synthase component I family protein, translating to MIPSLTFRCTESSVTPCTDVQEFLARSQAAAGGGYEVVLASGGAHDLSVHSMAMLRPVVLFTAKAMQCRLQIGLQVTHFEAHPFDVLQELASLLPAAPHAWKDAPLLGGYVAYEAAVLLDDMRVHAHDELSLPDLLFLLPSRTLVYEHAGGTIESRRFIWCDDEGKRIDEIPFVPDTPLHDTSVTFADWTERAYLHKAETVRKHIHDGDVYQVNLAQRFHIRLTGDARTLWKKLVEANPSPFAAWIHAPEHDILCTSMERFFFLDDGRIETRPIKGTRPRGATPEEDEALAQDLVSNPKDDAELSMIVDLERNDLGRICATGSVKVTAHKRLERYANVQHLVSVVEGRLTPGTRVGEVFRALFPGGSITGCPKIRAMEIVAELESSTRHVYTGAIGYIAAGGRCDFNIAIRTAILRHGVCHLSLGGGIVYDSDPEAEYLETLHKGGTFFKFLGIDISRTLDDRCEE from the coding sequence ATGATACCATCACTCACGTTCCGCTGTACCGAATCCTCCGTCACTCCCTGCACCGACGTACAGGAATTTCTTGCGCGCAGTCAGGCGGCGGCCGGAGGCGGATACGAAGTCGTTCTGGCCAGCGGAGGAGCGCACGACCTGAGCGTGCACTCCATGGCAATGCTGCGTCCGGTCGTGTTGTTCACCGCAAAAGCGATGCAGTGCCGTTTGCAGATCGGTCTGCAGGTAACGCACTTCGAAGCGCATCCTTTCGATGTGCTCCAGGAGCTGGCATCGCTGCTGCCCGCTGCTCCGCACGCTTGGAAGGATGCCCCGCTGCTTGGCGGATATGTCGCCTACGAAGCGGCGGTACTGCTCGACGACATGCGCGTCCACGCGCATGACGAACTCAGCTTGCCGGATCTGCTTTTCCTTCTTCCCTCCCGCACTCTTGTGTATGAACACGCCGGCGGCACAATCGAATCCCGCCGTTTCATCTGGTGCGACGACGAGGGGAAGCGCATCGATGAGATTCCCTTCGTTCCCGATACGCCATTGCACGACACGTCTGTGACCTTCGCGGACTGGACCGAGCGTGCATATCTCCACAAGGCCGAGACCGTCCGGAAGCACATTCACGACGGGGATGTATATCAGGTGAATCTCGCGCAGCGCTTTCATATTCGCCTGACCGGCGACGCGCGAACACTCTGGAAAAAGCTGGTTGAGGCGAACCCATCTCCCTTCGCTGCATGGATACATGCGCCGGAGCACGACATTCTCTGCACCTCCATGGAGCGATTCTTCTTCCTCGACGACGGACGAATTGAAACGCGCCCGATCAAGGGGACGCGGCCGCGGGGCGCGACACCGGAAGAGGACGAAGCCCTGGCACAGGATCTTGTTAGCAACCCGAAGGATGATGCTGAACTTTCCATGATCGTTGATCTTGAGCGCAATGATCTGGGTCGCATCTGTGCCACGGGAAGTGTGAAGGTGACGGCGCACAAGCGACTCGAGCGCTATGCGAATGTGCAGCATCTCGTTTCCGTGGTCGAGGGCCGGCTGACGCCCGGCACAAGGGTCGGAGAGGTGTTCCGCGCCCTTTTTCCCGGTGGATCCATTACCGGATGTCCGAAAATCCGGGCAATGGAGATTGTCGCGGAGCTCGAGTCTTCGACACGGCATGTGTACACCGGTGCCATCGGCTATATTGCCGCGGGCGGCCGGTGTGATTTCAACATTGCGATACGCACGGCGATACTGCGTCACGGCGTCTGTCACCTCTCACTGGGCGGGGGCATCGTCTACGACTCGGATCCCGAAGCGGAGTATCTTGAAACGTTGCACAAGGGAGGGACGTTTTTCAAATTTCTTGGAATCGATATTTCACGAACACTGGACGATAGATGCGAGGAATAG
- a CDS encoding NADH-quinone oxidoreductase subunit M — MIPHLLTYLLFLPLIGAAIVLLFRRSAEGARWAGLLSSLVVFALSLPLYFGYDAGNPGMQFVERVLWIPSLNVSYHVGVDGLSMLLVLLTTFLTPIVLLSSWTSIQKNIALYIAMMLLLETAMIGVFVALDTFLFYVFWELILIPMYFIIGIWGGKDRIYATVKFFIYTMVGSLLMLIAIIWLGYYASTMPGGVFTTNIVELFEIAPTVPLQIQQWMFAAFALSFLIKVPAFPLHTWLPDAHVQAPTGGSVILAGVLLKMGTYGLIRFNLQLFPQSSIEFASLLSVLGVVGIIYGALVSMVQKDVKKLVAYSSVSHMGFILLGLFGMTTAGLQGGLIQMINHGLSTGALFLIVGMIYDRRHTRMIEDFGGLARSIPVFSTFFLIVTLSSIGLPGTNGFVGEFLILLGSFNSGVLGSIWYVVFASTGVVLAAVYMLWMYQRVVFGVSRNPENESLPDLSKREIGLLLPIILFIFWIGVYPSTFLSKSEPTMQRVVDKLEHVRSGATMTETAPKQP; from the coding sequence ATGATCCCACACCTGCTGACCTACCTGCTTTTCCTCCCGCTGATCGGAGCCGCCATCGTCCTGTTGTTCCGCCGTAGCGCCGAAGGCGCGCGATGGGCAGGGCTACTCTCCTCTCTCGTGGTATTCGCGCTGTCGCTTCCGTTGTACTTCGGCTACGACGCCGGCAATCCCGGCATGCAGTTCGTCGAGCGCGTCCTCTGGATACCTTCGCTGAACGTGAGTTATCACGTGGGTGTTGACGGACTGTCCATGCTGCTGGTCTTGCTTACGACCTTCCTCACCCCCATCGTTCTGCTTTCCTCGTGGACATCGATACAAAAAAACATCGCGCTGTACATCGCTATGATGCTGCTGCTCGAGACGGCGATGATCGGCGTGTTCGTGGCGCTGGACACATTTCTTTTCTATGTGTTCTGGGAACTGATACTGATCCCGATGTACTTCATCATCGGTATCTGGGGCGGCAAGGATCGCATATATGCGACGGTGAAATTCTTCATTTACACGATGGTCGGATCACTGCTCATGCTGATCGCGATCATCTGGCTCGGGTATTACGCGTCGACAATGCCGGGCGGTGTATTCACGACGAATATCGTTGAGCTGTTCGAGATCGCACCCACGGTACCCTTGCAGATCCAGCAGTGGATGTTCGCGGCGTTTGCACTGAGTTTCCTTATCAAGGTACCGGCCTTCCCGCTGCACACCTGGCTGCCTGATGCGCACGTTCAGGCACCAACGGGAGGATCGGTCATACTCGCAGGCGTTTTGCTCAAGATGGGCACATACGGCCTCATCCGTTTCAATCTTCAGCTCTTCCCGCAGTCTTCGATAGAATTCGCATCGCTCCTTTCGGTTCTCGGTGTTGTCGGAATCATTTACGGCGCGCTTGTATCGATGGTACAGAAGGACGTGAAGAAACTCGTCGCCTACAGTTCCGTGAGTCACATGGGTTTCATCCTGCTCGGGTTGTTCGGTATGACCACTGCCGGTTTGCAGGGCGGACTCATTCAGATGATCAATCACGGATTGTCGACAGGGGCGCTCTTCCTCATCGTGGGTATGATTTATGATCGTCGGCATACGCGCATGATCGAGGATTTTGGCGGACTGGCTCGCTCCATTCCGGTATTTTCAACCTTCTTTCTCATCGTGACACTTTCGTCCATCGGCTTGCCGGGCACGAACGGGTTTGTCGGAGAATTTCTGATTCTCCTCGGCTCTTTCAACTCCGGCGTGCTGGGATCCATCTGGTATGTTGTGTTCGCCTCGACCGGCGTTGTGCTCGCGGCGGTGTACATGCTGTGGATGTATCAGAGGGTGGTGTTCGGCGTTTCGAGAAATCCGGAAAACGAGTCTCTGCCCGATCTGAGCAAACGTGAGATCGGCCTTCTTCTACCGATCATCCTCTTCATTTTCTGGATCGGCGTGTACCCGTCAACATTTCTGTCCAAGTCCGAGCCGACCATGCAACGAGTGGTCGACAAACTGGAACACGTACGGAGCGGTGCAACGATGACGGAGACTGCACCCAAACAACCGTGA
- the nuoL gene encoding NADH-quinone oxidoreductase subunit L, whose translation MHQYAGFIVLFPLIGLLINGLFGRKIRSESLVGAIGSAAVGLSFVVAALIFIEMLGAAPEERSHVVTLFTWLAVGSFKVSAAYQVDQLSILMTLVVTGVGFLIHVYSIGYMHGDRGFWRFFTYLNLFIFAMLNLVLADNFLLMFLGWEGVGLCSYLLIGFWYDRKFPGTSITWTGDAANKAFWVNRIGDFAFMLGMFLIFREFGTLTFREVMGEAGALAPGDSTMFWITLLLFIGATGKSAQIPLFVWLPDAMAGPTPVSALIHAATMVTAGVYMVARNSALYALAPDAMMIVAIVGAVTAIMAASIGIAQNDIKKVLAYSTVSQLGYMFLALGVGAFTAAIFHVMTHAFFKACLFLGSGSVIHALHEEQDIRRMGGLKKIMPRTYWTFLISSFAIAGFPPLSGFFSKDEILWKAFADGSAVLWLLGAAAALMTAFYMFRMVTLTFEGEARWGHDKHPHESPATMTIPLIVLAALAVVGGFVGVPAVLGGGNAIHQWLHPVFSQAEATMRLAEHHDHALEYALMGISVLIGITGFWLGRSMFLKDPNADTKLMKAGGLYKLLANKYFVDEAYDTTVVKPMVKTSESLLFRVFDVRIIDGIVNGLGKLTAAGSSALRVIQTGVVQQYAMLVVLGIAVVLGLIILS comes from the coding sequence ATGCATCAATACGCCGGGTTCATTGTCCTCTTCCCGCTGATCGGCCTGCTCATTAACGGGCTGTTCGGGAGGAAAATCAGGAGCGAATCTCTCGTCGGAGCCATCGGCAGCGCCGCCGTGGGTTTGTCCTTCGTCGTCGCAGCGCTGATATTCATCGAAATGCTGGGCGCGGCGCCGGAGGAGCGCAGCCATGTCGTGACACTGTTCACGTGGCTGGCGGTAGGGTCATTCAAGGTTTCCGCCGCCTATCAGGTGGATCAGCTGTCCATACTCATGACGCTGGTGGTGACCGGTGTGGGCTTCCTCATCCACGTATATTCCATCGGCTACATGCATGGCGACCGCGGGTTCTGGCGCTTCTTCACCTACCTGAACCTGTTCATTTTCGCGATGCTGAACCTGGTTTTGGCGGACAATTTCCTTCTCATGTTTCTTGGATGGGAAGGCGTGGGACTGTGCTCGTACCTGCTGATCGGCTTTTGGTACGACAGGAAATTTCCCGGCACCAGCATCACGTGGACGGGTGACGCGGCGAACAAGGCGTTTTGGGTCAACCGTATCGGTGACTTTGCCTTCATGCTCGGCATGTTTCTGATTTTCCGGGAATTCGGCACACTGACCTTCCGCGAAGTCATGGGCGAGGCAGGCGCATTGGCGCCCGGCGACAGCACGATGTTTTGGATCACATTGCTGCTCTTCATCGGCGCGACCGGCAAGAGCGCACAGATTCCCCTCTTCGTCTGGCTTCCCGATGCGATGGCGGGTCCGACACCGGTTTCCGCTCTCATTCATGCCGCGACCATGGTCACCGCAGGAGTGTACATGGTTGCGCGTAATTCCGCGTTATATGCCCTGGCGCCCGATGCGATGATGATCGTGGCAATCGTCGGCGCTGTGACGGCCATCATGGCCGCTTCCATCGGTATCGCGCAGAACGACATCAAGAAAGTGCTCGCATATTCCACCGTCAGCCAGTTGGGATATATGTTCCTGGCACTGGGCGTGGGAGCGTTTACAGCAGCCATTTTCCATGTGATGACCCATGCCTTTTTCAAGGCATGCCTGTTCCTTGGATCTGGCTCGGTCATCCATGCCCTGCACGAAGAGCAGGACATCCGCCGCATGGGTGGTCTGAAAAAAATCATGCCGCGCACATACTGGACCTTTCTGATTTCCAGTTTCGCCATCGCCGGCTTCCCCCCGTTGTCGGGCTTTTTCTCGAAGGATGAAATCCTGTGGAAGGCTTTCGCCGATGGTTCCGCCGTGCTTTGGCTGCTCGGTGCGGCCGCAGCCCTTATGACGGCATTCTACATGTTCCGCATGGTAACCCTGACCTTTGAGGGCGAAGCGCGCTGGGGGCACGACAAACATCCGCACGAATCGCCCGCGACGATGACCATTCCGCTGATCGTGTTGGCCGCGCTGGCTGTTGTCGGCGGTTTCGTCGGTGTTCCGGCGGTGTTGGGCGGAGGCAATGCCATTCATCAATGGCTTCACCCTGTTTTCTCGCAGGCCGAGGCAACGATGCGCCTGGCCGAGCATCATGACCACGCGCTCGAGTACGCCCTCATGGGTATCAGCGTGCTTATCGGCATCACGGGCTTCTGGCTTGGTCGCAGCATGTTCCTGAAGGATCCCAACGCCGACACAAAGCTCATGAAAGCCGGCGGACTGTACAAGCTTCTGGCAAACAAATATTTTGTGGACGAGGCCTACGATACCACGGTTGTCAAGCCGATGGTGAAAACATCCGAGTCTCTCCTCTTCCGTGTATTCGACGTACGCATCATTGACGGAATTGTCAATGGCCTCGGGAAACTCACGGCTGCGGGCAGTTCCGCCCTTCGCGTTATCCAGACCGGCGTGGTACAGCAATATGCCATGCTCGTGGTTCTTGGAATCGCGGTTGTCCTTGGATTGATCATATTGAGCTGA
- a CDS encoding aminodeoxychorismate/anthranilate synthase component II — protein MRLLLIDNFDSFTHNLAQLLSSGGADVVVRRNSVSLEELVMLRPDALLISPGPGRPDETGVSREALLHWSGVLPVLGVCLGMQLINEVYGGETVHAPFPVHGKTDEVHHDGSGVFFGVPSPFRAARYHSLAIRRKGDELVEQAWGSDGTVMALRHRSFEIHGVQFHPESFLTQHGDTMAGNFLALVEREKGKRHR, from the coding sequence ATGCGACTTCTGCTCATAGATAATTTCGACTCTTTCACGCACAACCTCGCGCAACTCCTCAGCTCGGGCGGTGCAGACGTGGTGGTACGTCGAAACAGCGTGTCTCTGGAGGAGTTGGTGATGTTGCGTCCGGACGCCTTGCTTATTTCCCCCGGCCCCGGCCGTCCGGATGAGACGGGCGTAAGCCGCGAGGCACTGCTGCATTGGAGCGGCGTCCTTCCCGTGCTGGGTGTATGCCTCGGTATGCAATTGATCAATGAGGTCTATGGTGGTGAGACAGTTCATGCTCCCTTCCCGGTACACGGAAAAACGGACGAGGTGCATCACGATGGCAGCGGTGTGTTTTTCGGTGTACCGAGCCCCTTTCGCGCCGCCCGCTATCACTCGCTTGCCATACGCCGCAAAGGCGACGAACTCGTCGAGCAGGCATGGGGCAGCGACGGCACCGTCATGGCCCTGCGGCATCGCTCGTTCGAGATCCACGGTGTGCAGTTTCATCCGGAATCCTTCCTTACACAACACGGCGATACCATGGCCGGAAATTTTCTCGCTCTCGTTGAGCGGGAGAAGGGGAAACGACACCGATGA
- a CDS encoding aminotransferase class IV: MRGIVYLNGSLVHLHDATISVFDAGFQFGAGLFETLLCIDGTPRVLGRHLARLRGSAEKLGIPIVESDDELRTGITSVLKKNSLDHGQVRVKILATPGDITAYQPVRRPTLFITAEPYLRPALSMPWRLGLDGRVQGGPLTVHKSSSYLAARMALHSARLHGFDDMVLLDRNGNVAETSIAALLLFYRGRWIVPETPDALPSISRDILIEILRGKGANVATGVVTPERLLKSAILLSNSLLGPFPVHSINRVEVKALPEELLVDLRTQWLAYEPQPS, translated from the coding sequence ATGCGAGGAATAGTCTACCTCAACGGCTCACTCGTGCACTTGCACGATGCGACCATCTCCGTCTTCGACGCGGGCTTTCAGTTCGGCGCCGGACTTTTCGAAACGCTCCTGTGCATAGACGGAACTCCCCGCGTACTCGGGCGTCACCTCGCGCGCTTACGCGGATCGGCGGAGAAACTGGGAATTCCCATCGTGGAAAGCGACGATGAGTTGCGGACGGGCATCACCTCGGTGCTGAAGAAGAACAGTCTTGATCACGGACAGGTGCGCGTGAAAATACTCGCTACTCCCGGGGACATCACTGCGTATCAGCCGGTGCGACGTCCTACCTTGTTCATTACCGCCGAGCCCTACCTGAGGCCGGCTCTTTCCATGCCCTGGAGACTGGGGCTCGACGGACGTGTGCAGGGCGGCCCGCTCACCGTGCATAAAAGCAGCAGCTACCTCGCTGCGCGAATGGCGTTGCACTCGGCGCGGCTACACGGCTTCGACGACATGGTGCTGCTCGATCGCAACGGGAACGTGGCTGAAACCAGCATCGCAGCGCTGTTGCTGTTCTATCGGGGCCGTTGGATCGTGCCCGAGACTCCGGATGCTTTGCCGAGCATTTCCCGGGACATCCTCATCGAAATTTTGCGCGGCAAGGGAGCGAATGTGGCAACGGGTGTTGTGACGCCGGAGCGGCTGCTCAAATCCGCCATACTGTTGAGCAATTCGCTACTCGGTCCCTTCCCGGTGCATTCGATCAACCGCGTAGAGGTAAAAGCGCTTCCCGAAGAGCTGCTCGTGGATTTGCGCACACAATGGCTTGCCTACGAACCACAGCCGTCGTAG